In one Nicotiana tomentosiformis chromosome 6, ASM39032v3, whole genome shotgun sequence genomic region, the following are encoded:
- the LOC117278771 gene encoding uncharacterized protein, with product MEVLMSLQGLQAKGDGPLIIYLLKAYTRICHCLGQYFLPYMSAVMPFFIQCAQLELAMTISTQSDCGTNELDDNSIDKVVSMFVLFLIFYARNDVRIYAVNAMSLLLSSAKLAIEKEIAQGGSESYFTKLSDYIICEPFLTESQVRSMINEIKYVITESSSRKNELTEREKIEDFDAEEAELLSAQRKQEEKVLSYVGKILRTLIKTFKAFFLPFFDELSPYLLPIWAKENTTNERCISILIFDALVDEFPKASLKYYDVRLPLVLEASNDEDPNVRQTALYGLGLWAEYGLSFFKPFVGEALLRIYVVLTHLNACEPENESAYDNDVSTLVFVEVICDGEDLVIEESAKRMINLLRIFQKTLPAATWASACSLLLPQQEMELESILSLKEDANLSSVQ from the exons ATGGAAGTGCTTATGTCATTACAAGGATTACAAGCGAAAGGGGATGGTCCTCTTATTATTTACTTGCTAAAAGCATATACTAGAATTTGTCATTGCCTTGGACAGTATTTTCTTCCTTATATGAGTGCAGTCATGCCCTTTTTTATTCAATGTGCTCAACTTGAACTTGCTATGACCATCTCTACACAGTCGGACTGTGGAACTAATGAATTAGATGATAATAGTATAGATAAA GTTGTCTCAATGTTTGTTCTGTTTCTGATATTCTATGCCCGCAATGATGTCAGGATATATGCAGTTAATGCCATGTCCCTCCTGTTGAGTTCTGCTAAGCTAGCTATTGAGAAAGAGATTGCTCAAGGTGGAAGTGAGTCATATTTCACAAAGTTGTCAGACTATATA ATATGTGAACCATTTCTCACTGAAAGTCAGGTTCGTAGCATGATCAATGAGATAAAGTATGTCATTACAGAAAGTTCAAGCAGAAAAAATGAACTGACAGAGCGAGAGAAAATAGAAGACTTTGATGCTGAGGAAGCTGAATTATTGAGTGCacaaagaaaacaagaagaaaaagtTCTCAGCTATGTTGGTAAAATATTGCGCACATTGATCAAAACTTTCAAGGCTTTTTTCTTGCCTTTCTTTGATGAGTTGTCACCATATTTATTACCTATATGGGCCAAGGAGAATACAACTAACGAGAGATGTATATCTATTCTCATCTTTGATGCTCTTGTGGATGAGTTCCCTAAAGCATCTCTAAAGTACTACGATGTACGTCTTCCTTTAGTTTTGGAAGCAAGCAATGACGAAGACCCAAATGTTAGACAGACTGCTCTTTATGGACTTGGCCTTTGGGCGGAATATGGTCTGTCTTTTTTCAAACCTTTTGTTGGAGAGGCTCTTTTAAGGATCTATGTAGTCCTTACTCATCTAAATGCCTGTGAACCTGAAAATGAAAGTGCATATGATAATGATGTCTCTACACTTG TTTTTGTAGAGGTCATATGTGATGGAGAGGATCTTGTTATAGAAGAAAGTGCAAAACGCATGATTAATCTTTTGAGGATTTTTCAGAAAACATTACCAGCAGCCACCTGGGCATCAGCATGTTCATTGCTATTACCTCAGCAGGAGATGGAGTTGGAATCCATTCTATCACTTAAGGAAGATGCTAACTTGTCATCAGTACAATGA